One Methylophaga thalassica genomic window carries:
- a CDS encoding autotransporter outer membrane beta-barrel domain-containing protein, with product MDRHYRFINQSASISSICVSEVLSLSNKRVSGLHKTAITLVATLMGTTAVLGTAEAIDFNWIAGTGDWENASNWSNSFGSMVPDEDASAYVDNGGTAQVQTTDSVAGYVYIGNVNSGALDIFGGGQLESFYGNEIGRNAGSGGAVTVDGIGSSWQLAGPSASLDVGASGEGSLTITNGGEVLNADSYLSTSIGDNAGSSGTVTVNGTGSKLTNINASINVGNSGNGTLNILNGGSVSNTFGSVGRQAGGIGTVTVNGTGSSWNNTSAILYLGESGSGTINIINEGMVNVDSGTRTVLLGRFKGGSGILNIGNGGAAGILNAAAVNGGAGIATLNFNHNESNYFFTNDSTSGGDTIRITGTTDVNFVGSGTTYISGNNTYTGSTNISSGKLVVYNGGKLGNNSAVTVGTGAMLEALSDLTIGSLAGNGTVDVDTGSGGFTLTVGGDNTSTVFSGTIIDFSYLTKTGTGKLTLSGNNTYSGATIINDGLLVVNGSIANSGTTVNAGGALGGSGTLGSITINGGSLAPGNSIGTMNVSGSVDFSGGGVYEVEVDAAGNADLINATAMATLTNGTVLVRPESGNYNLSTDYTILTAAGGLGGTTFDSVSSNFAFLTPALTYDTNNVFLNLSRNSSDYASVANTPNQTVIGTTIDTLVSNGSSGVSNIINNLNTLTSEGARQAFDSLSGVQHTHSNLIALQSMNQFQGVLLSRLHNAPPALTSNGQIQLAYNNTGVMTDAGTTLFGDSKQNHGWWLRGTGNYADIDDTSNASGAHYTSAGTAAGRDIYVEETITIGLALGYNRTDASVFQGSLDVDSYQAAVYGRWLLNDNYYASGIAGLGYHDIESKRRISVGTSTMTAQAAYQAWASNLAIEAGRMINITDNTRLTPLTGLEYAYVSRNSFDEKNADAANLNVSREQQQSLRSVMGARISHHLTTQYGYYLEPMAQLMWLHEFMDKESQMRADFAGTSLAHFQVDGPALDRNRARLGLGLNMQMNELTSIQLGYQGEWASSDQRHDLSATLRMQW from the coding sequence ATGGATCGACACTATCGGTTTATCAATCAATCAGCTTCCATTAGCTCTATTTGTGTATCTGAAGTTCTTTCATTATCAAACAAAAGGGTCAGCGGCTTACATAAAACCGCGATCACATTGGTCGCAACATTGATGGGGACGACTGCTGTTTTAGGCACGGCCGAGGCCATTGATTTTAACTGGATCGCAGGCACTGGTGACTGGGAAAATGCCAGCAACTGGTCTAATAGCTTCGGTTCAATGGTTCCAGATGAGGATGCGTCTGCGTATGTTGATAATGGCGGTACCGCACAGGTACAGACAACCGACTCAGTAGCGGGTTATGTCTACATAGGCAACGTAAATAGTGGAGCACTGGATATTTTTGGCGGCGGCCAATTGGAGAGCTTTTATGGTAATGAAATAGGCCGCAACGCTGGCAGCGGTGGAGCAGTGACTGTGGATGGAATTGGCTCAAGCTGGCAGCTCGCTGGCCCAAGTGCCAGTTTAGACGTGGGCGCCTCTGGTGAAGGCAGTCTTACTATTACCAATGGCGGTGAAGTGCTCAATGCTGACTCTTATTTGAGCACTTCGATAGGTGACAATGCTGGCAGCAGCGGTACGGTTACAGTGAATGGCACTGGATCGAAATTGACGAACATTAACGCCAGCATAAACGTAGGCAACTCGGGAAACGGCACGCTTAATATTCTTAATGGTGGTTCAGTCAGCAACACATTTGGCTCTGTCGGTCGTCAAGCTGGCGGCATAGGAACAGTAACCGTGAATGGCACTGGATCCAGCTGGAATAATACCAGCGCAATATTATATCTTGGCGAGTCAGGCAGCGGCACAATTAATATCATTAATGAGGGGATGGTCAATGTCGACAGTGGCACGCGGACGGTTTTATTAGGACGATTTAAGGGTGGCAGCGGCATACTGAATATTGGTAATGGTGGTGCGGCAGGTATTCTCAATGCGGCGGCAGTCAATGGTGGAGCAGGCATAGCCACACTCAACTTCAACCATAATGAGAGTAATTATTTTTTTACCAACGATAGTACTTCAGGTGGCGATACCATCAGAATAACTGGAACCACCGATGTCAATTTTGTTGGTAGCGGCACGACGTATATAAGTGGTAATAACACTTACACCGGCAGCACTAATATTAGTAGCGGAAAGCTGGTCGTTTATAACGGAGGAAAACTGGGAAACAACAGTGCGGTGACCGTTGGTACTGGTGCCATGCTTGAAGCATTATCTGATCTGACAATTGGCTCGTTAGCAGGTAATGGTACTGTTGATGTGGATACCGGGTCGGGTGGATTTACACTGACCGTTGGTGGCGATAATACGTCCACTGTTTTTAGCGGCACAATTATTGATTTTAGTTATTTAACTAAAACAGGCACCGGAAAGCTTACCCTGTCTGGCAATAACACATACTCCGGCGCCACCATCATCAATGATGGACTGCTTGTGGTGAATGGATCCATTGCCAACTCCGGTACAACGGTCAATGCAGGTGGTGCGCTGGGCGGTAGTGGCACACTTGGCAGTATTACAATCAATGGCGGCTCCCTCGCTCCTGGCAACTCGATCGGCACAATGAACGTGTCCGGTAGTGTTGATTTCTCTGGTGGCGGTGTTTATGAGGTGGAAGTGGACGCCGCAGGCAATGCCGACTTGATTAATGCCACCGCCATGGCCACCCTCACTAACGGCACGGTGTTAGTGCGACCTGAAAGCGGAAATTATAATCTCAGTACCGATTACACCATTCTCACTGCAGCAGGTGGATTAGGAGGCACAACGTTTGATAGTGTCAGCTCAAATTTTGCCTTTCTGACGCCAGCACTGACTTACGATACCAACAACGTTTTTCTCAACCTGAGCCGTAATTCTTCTGATTATGCATCTGTTGCAAACACACCAAATCAAACGGTTATCGGCACTACAATTGATACTCTCGTTAGTAATGGCAGCAGCGGTGTGAGTAACATTATCAATAACCTCAACACGCTAACAAGCGAAGGTGCCCGACAAGCTTTTGACTCACTTAGCGGTGTGCAGCACACCCACAGTAATCTGATTGCCTTGCAGTCAATGAATCAGTTCCAAGGAGTGTTACTCAGCCGCTTACACAACGCCCCACCCGCTCTGACCAGTAATGGTCAAATACAGTTAGCCTACAATAACACCGGTGTAATGACCGATGCAGGAACTACGCTATTCGGAGACTCAAAGCAGAATCACGGCTGGTGGTTACGTGGCACGGGTAATTATGCTGATATTGATGACACCAGCAATGCCAGTGGTGCACATTACACATCAGCGGGTACCGCGGCAGGACGTGATATCTATGTAGAAGAAACCATAACGATTGGACTGGCTCTTGGCTATAACCGCACCGATGCCAGTGTCTTCCAGGGAAGCCTTGATGTAGACAGTTATCAGGCCGCTGTATATGGTCGATGGTTATTAAACGATAATTATTACGCCAGCGGTATCGCCGGTCTTGGCTATCATGATATTGAAAGTAAACGACGTATTAGCGTTGGTACATCGACTATGACCGCTCAAGCAGCTTACCAGGCCTGGGCCAGCAACCTCGCCATTGAAGCAGGTCGAATGATTAACATCACCGACAATACTCGTCTCACCCCGCTCACCGGACTGGAATATGCCTATGTCAGTCGAAACAGTTTTGATGAGAAAAATGCCGATGCAGCCAATCTCAACGTCAGTCGTGAGCAACAACAATCATTACGCTCTGTAATGGGTGCCCGTATAAGTCATCATTTAACAACCCAATACGGCTACTATCTAGAACCCATGGCACAACTCATGTGGCTGCATGAGTTTATGGATAAGGAATCACAGATGCGAGCTGACTTTGCCGGTACTTCACTGGCACACTTTCAAGTGGATGGTCCCGCGCTTGACCGTAACCGAGCCAGATTGGGACTCGGCTTGAATATGCAAATGAATGAACTGACATCAATCCAACTGGGTTATCAAGGGGAATGGGCCAGCTCAGACCAACGCCATGATCTATCAGCTACGCTGAGAATGCAGTGGTGA
- a CDS encoding M23 family metallopeptidase — MNDPSEASDNEQSFKSDQSQINQVADEQPVNRSSKRLLRGWLLFALLIVLLVLLTVRDDLRQNAIESGENTINYIAFELFGWSPRDLFIWRLRVAGLLDSPLGQRWIHAVDRASDKPIQAGNQYHTNDTFEEDKVEAHIYQVTLERGEKLVWQLARLDTANSLLYASLERRKKKDEEWTTVTDLDANGDTKSRVISIAGDYRIVLQPELFAKVDYSLAMATGGSLLFPVDGAKQRDIGSIFGDPRDGGARKHHGVDIFAKKGTPITAVIDGVARTDTGGLGGKHIWLSGGMFGLGSARYYYAHLDSFAVESGDKVKKGDVIGYVGNTGNARTTPPHLHFGIYAGGPVDPAPFLKPEPRLPTDY; from the coding sequence ATGAATGATCCGAGCGAAGCATCTGACAACGAGCAATCGTTTAAGTCAGATCAGAGTCAGATAAATCAGGTTGCTGATGAACAGCCTGTAAACAGGTCATCCAAACGGCTTCTACGTGGCTGGTTACTTTTTGCTCTGTTAATAGTGTTGCTTGTTCTGCTAACTGTTCGTGACGACTTACGACAAAATGCCATTGAAAGTGGTGAAAATACGATTAATTACATCGCATTCGAACTGTTCGGTTGGTCGCCCCGAGATTTATTCATTTGGCGTTTACGGGTGGCAGGATTATTAGATAGCCCACTAGGCCAACGCTGGATACATGCTGTTGATCGTGCCAGTGATAAGCCAATACAAGCAGGAAACCAATATCACACCAATGACACTTTTGAAGAAGATAAAGTTGAAGCGCATATCTATCAGGTGACGCTAGAGCGAGGCGAAAAGCTAGTGTGGCAACTCGCACGACTGGATACGGCTAACAGTCTTTTATATGCCAGCCTGGAACGACGCAAAAAAAAGGACGAAGAATGGACTACTGTCACCGATCTTGATGCTAATGGCGACACCAAGAGTCGTGTTATTTCAATAGCAGGGGATTATCGCATTGTGCTGCAACCCGAGTTATTCGCCAAAGTCGACTATTCCTTAGCCATGGCTACTGGCGGTTCATTACTTTTCCCGGTAGATGGGGCAAAGCAGCGTGATATTGGCAGCATCTTTGGTGATCCGCGTGATGGTGGTGCCAGGAAACATCACGGCGTTGATATCTTTGCCAAAAAGGGCACACCGATTACGGCTGTCATTGATGGGGTTGCCCGAACTGACACGGGTGGGTTGGGAGGTAAACATATCTGGTTATCAGGCGGGATGTTTGGTTTGGGTAGTGCCCGTTATTACTACGCTCATCTGGACTCATTCGCGGTTGAGTCGGGTGATAAGGTTAAGAAAGGTGATGTGATTGGTTATGTGGGTAACACCGGTAACGCCAGAACCACGCCGCCTCATCTTCATTTTGGGATTTACGCTGGCGGGCCTGTTGATCCTGCCCCATTTCTGAAACCAGAGCCGAGATTACCCACTGATTACTGA